In Thiospirochaeta perfilievii, a single window of DNA contains:
- a CDS encoding murein peptide amidase A has product MKIKLLFILLSLSQLLFSQESLGLDSGKRDILLFNNGVDSNRALLIIAGIHGDERETVTVANFLKDTLNGNKTIYFIPSVNPTLYSKEVNRRGYLREQLDSRGYIKDGSDLTKFNKTLYYRIFYGNQNTYINGIDHYVDPNRDFINRVLPTTKVLIDLIDRLLERHSELIILSLHGYMSGGRVYPEYKITRGNNFIVESRPWEIAQLLGKGIGYKPEMMYSPAIPILDRFKGEFIAYTGKIDRVIALDIELDSDSKNNSQRVLNGINSLLNYLDKE; this is encoded by the coding sequence ATGAAAATTAAACTTTTATTCATATTACTTAGTCTATCCCAACTTCTCTTCTCCCAAGAGAGTTTAGGTCTCGATTCAGGGAAAAGAGATATTTTACTATTCAATAACGGTGTAGATTCTAATAGAGCACTTTTAATAATAGCAGGTATACACGGAGATGAGCGGGAAACTGTTACAGTTGCTAACTTTTTAAAAGATACTCTTAATGGAAATAAAACAATCTATTTTATTCCATCGGTCAACCCAACACTCTACTCTAAAGAGGTTAATAGAAGGGGTTATCTTAGGGAGCAGTTAGATAGTAGAGGATATATAAAAGATGGTAGCGATCTAACTAAATTCAATAAAACTCTCTACTACAGGATCTTTTATGGTAATCAAAATACATATATAAATGGTATAGACCACTATGTTGACCCCAACAGGGACTTTATAAACAGAGTTCTTCCAACTACAAAAGTTTTAATAGACTTAATTGATAGACTACTAGAGAGACATTCTGAGCTTATTATCCTCTCTCTACATGGGTATATGTCTGGGGGAAGAGTATACCCCGAGTACAAGATAACTAGGGGAAATAACTTTATTGTAGAGAGTCGTCCATGGGAAATAGCCCAATTACTTGGAAAAGGAATTGGATATAAACCAGAGATGATGTACTCACCTGCTATCCCGATCTTAGATAGATTTAAAGGGGAGTTTATCGCTTACACCGGTAAAATAGATAGGGTCATAGCCCTAGATATAGAGCTAGATAGCGACTCTAAAAATAATAGTCAGAGGGTTTTAAATGGTATTAATTCCCTACTTAACTACCTAGATAAAGAGTAG